A stretch of Actinomycetota bacterium DNA encodes these proteins:
- a CDS encoding alkaline phosphatase PhoX, translating to MRRREFLKAGLATAGAVALGPGFWQRVFAAPAQPGPGPYGPLEPPDPNGLMLPAGFTSRIVARSGLPVGGTAYLWHLWPDGAFCFPSGDGGWFHVVNSEAPPPADIPVASDVQRIGGASAIRFDGSGHIVDAYRILGGTRSNCAGGATPWGTWLSCEEFDDSVRGGATSSAGNAWECDPSGVAAPIKRTALGTFKHEAAAVDPATNRVYMTEDLPDGRFYRYTPASFTGTGADLDTGSLQAAEIVGPASGPWSVVWHAIPDPAASSTSTRNQAPATTPFDGGEGCFLDAGIVYITTKGDNRVWRYHIATETLDILYDAADHTDPALTGVDNVIVSGSGDIYVAEDGGTMEIVVITPDSEFAPVLRATGPQHGFDNPLPDPLSAVPTVSEIGGLAFSPDGTRLYFNSQRAFALGVTYEVTGPFRT from the coding sequence GACCCGGTCCGTACGGGCCCCTCGAGCCACCCGACCCCAACGGCTTGATGCTGCCGGCAGGATTCACGTCGAGGATCGTGGCGCGTTCCGGCCTGCCGGTCGGCGGGACGGCGTACCTCTGGCACCTGTGGCCGGACGGGGCCTTCTGCTTCCCCTCCGGCGACGGGGGGTGGTTCCACGTCGTCAACAGCGAGGCGCCTCCGCCGGCGGACATCCCGGTCGCGAGCGACGTGCAGAGGATCGGAGGCGCGAGCGCTATCCGATTCGACGGCTCGGGGCACATCGTCGACGCCTACCGGATCCTCGGCGGAACCCGCTCCAACTGCGCGGGCGGGGCGACTCCTTGGGGTACCTGGCTGTCGTGCGAGGAGTTCGACGACTCGGTCCGCGGGGGAGCCACGTCGAGCGCCGGCAACGCGTGGGAATGCGACCCGTCCGGCGTAGCCGCACCCATCAAACGAACCGCGCTTGGGACCTTCAAGCACGAAGCCGCAGCGGTCGATCCGGCGACGAACCGCGTGTACATGACCGAGGATCTGCCCGACGGACGCTTCTATCGCTACACACCTGCGTCGTTCACCGGAACGGGAGCCGACCTCGACACCGGATCGCTACAAGCCGCGGAGATCGTCGGCCCTGCGAGCGGTCCATGGAGCGTCGTCTGGCACGCGATCCCCGACCCGGCGGCGTCGAGTACGTCGACGAGGAACCAGGCGCCGGCCACGACACCTTTCGACGGCGGCGAAGGATGCTTCCTCGACGCCGGCATCGTCTACATCACGACTAAGGGAGACAACCGGGTCTGGCGCTACCACATCGCGACCGAGACGCTCGACATCCTTTACGACGCGGCGGATCACACCGACCCGGCGCTGACGGGCGTGGACAACGTGATCGTGTCCGGCTCGGGCGACATCTACGTCGCCGAGGACGGCGGAACCATGGAGATCGTCGTCATCACCCCGGACAGCGAGTTTGCGCCGGTACTTCGCGCGACTGGCCCGCAGCACGGCTTCGACAACCCGCTCCCCGACCCCCTGTCGGCGGTCCCGACGGTCTCAGAGATCGGCGGGCTTGCGTTCTCGCCCGACGGCACGCGGCTGTACTTCAACTCGCAGAGGGCGTTCGCGTTGGGCGTGACCTACGAAGTCACCGGCCCCTTCCGAACATGA